Genomic DNA from Burkholderia plantarii:
ACGGTTCGATTCCGGCAAGCAATAAATTGGGCTTCAGGCGACCGCCCCATTGCCTGATCCCACCGGCGCCACTGTCGATAAGCACGGTGCGGCCCGCTCCGCGCACCACGTAGCAGTTGATATGTACGGCGGCGGGCTCCTTCTGCCCCGCGTCGCCCTGCATTCTGGCGGCCTCCGCGACGTCGATATTCGAAAGGTAGTCGAGGCTGGCCGTGAGATAGCCATCGCTGATGGCGGTAATCGTGAAGTCGCCGACTTGTCGACTCGGAAACGTAAGGGTAGGCACCATGCTTGTCCAGGCCAATTAATTTCGGGCGTGAATGGTCGACGCGATGTAGCCGAAGCAACGGATGCGCGCCATGAAACCCGTGCGGCAAACGATGGCGCTCTCGAGCGCTTCCATGAACCGGTTCATGACTGCCGGCGTGCGAAACATCTCGAGGCGATATTGGACTTCCACGAAAACGGGATGTCCGTGCCCATGACGAACGTCCACATAGACGACGTGAACGTTTTTGAGTTCTGCTTCGAGTACGTTGGTGCAGAGTCGGACACAGTCGTCGGACAGGTCGGCAAGCCGTGCGTCGGACGGCATTTTCCCCGCGTGAATGTAGAACGTGACGTTTGGCATCGCCGATTATCTTTCCTGCGCGGTCGAAGCCGTTCGCGCGCTGGTCAGTTGTTGCGTCATCGGCGCGTAAAGGTGAACGCCCTCGATGCCCTCGAAACGACGGGCGTCGCTCAGAGGCAGTTTTGCGAGCCAACGACGTTCCGGAAACTTCTCCAGCGCAACGGCCTGCATGGCCAACAGGTCGAGGCCCATTCGGATCAGCGAATCGGCGCCGCTTGCGCACAGCGCGAGCAGCTCGTCGGCGTTGACCGCGGGCGCCACGCCAATATCGCTGTAGAGATTTCGATGCCAATCGGTGATGTGTTGCTGCCACCTTGCGAAATTACCGCCGCCCTTGCGGCGATATTCGTCTCCCGTCAGCACGTCGAGACTGTCGATCGTGTGGACGGCCAGGTAGGCAGGGCAGCCATCGCTTGTCGCCTTGAAGCGCTGCGACGTGTGAAAGCCGCTCACCGAGACAAGAGCCGGCAGCTTTTCGAGACTATAGAAGTGGTTCCATTCGGCCTCGCAGGTGGGATCGGCGAAGCTGCATTCCACGGTGTAGATCATCGGATTGTCCTTGGTGGCGGATGCGCATCTCGCTGCAGGCGCCACTTTCATTGCGGTAAAGTAATGCTAGTCCGATGCTTTCCCCATGAAAAACGAAACAAAATCAGCCTTCAGTGACTTTTACTCAAGCTGACGTCCATCCAACACCTCCGCCAGATTCCAATGCGACGCAAGATCCCAAGCAACTCGGCGCTCCTGGCCTTCGAGGCCGCGGCGCGACACGGAAGCTTCGCCCGCGCCGCCGAGGAATTGGCGCTCACCGAGGGCGCGATCAGTCGTCAGATTGCCCGGCTGGAGTCGTTTCTGGGTGTCGCGCTATTCGAGCGAGCCGGAAATCGCGTGCGGCTTGCACCGAACGGCACGCGATACGCGGTGCAGGTTCGCGAGAGTCTCGATCGGCTGGAACGCGACAGCCTGTATCTGATGGGCCAGCCCATCGAGGGCGCGAGCATCGATATCGCGGCCATTCCGACCTTCGCAACGCGTTGGCTCATCCCCCGGCTGAAGCGCTTTCAGGACACGCACCCGACCATCACCGTGCATATCGCGGAACGGATGGACCCGTTCCTTCTTGCAGGTAGCGGTTTCGACGCCGCCATTCACTTCGAGCATCCCGCATGGGCGGGTATGCATTTGCATCACCTGCTCGAGGAGGTGCTGGTGCCCGTCTGCAGTCCGGCACTGCTCGAGGAAGCCGGCGCGAACACGCCGCTGGATGAACTGCCACGCCTTCACAGGCGGCAAAATCCGGACGCCTGGCAGCTTTATGCCCAAGCGTCCGGCATCGTGCTGACCAACTCCGCGATCGGTGCTCGTTACGATCTCCACTCCATGCTGATCGAGGCGGCGCTCGCCGGCTTGGGCGTGGCATTGGTGCCGCGCCTTTACATCGGGACAGAGCTTGAACAAGGCCGTCTGGTTGCGCCCTGGCCGGTGGGTAAGGGGGTCGCCAAAAACTTCAGTCTCGTTCTTCCCGAGCCGATCGAATTGAGTGCGGGGCCACTGCAGGCATTTGCGACATGGCTTCTCGACGAAGCCCGAGGCCTGGCGCTTCAGGGCAGCACCTGAAGCGCATCGCAAACCGCGAGCTCGCCAGGGTCCGTTCGCCAAACGGTCGCCTTTCCTCGAACTGGCCTCCGTTCATCGCGACTCGACGAACGGCCGTTGTATCTTGCGATCGGCCAGACGGGTCGGGTCGAAGGGCGGCTTCAGGGTCGGAAGTTGCCGGCCGGACGTCGGAGGGCCGCGGCCGGCCGGGGGCCGGCAGCCCTCTTCGCGATACGCGTGTCCGCAACGCGAAAACAGTGAGATTGACGGCTTAAACGGCGAGCGAGCCACCGTCAACGTAGAGTTCGACGCCTGCGATATAGCTGCTCTCGCTCGACGCGAGGAAGAGCACGGCGCGCGCGATCTCGTCCGGCTGTCCCAAGCGCCCCAGCGGGACGAGTTGCTTCAGCATGTCTTCGACTCCCGGTCGCGCGTCGAGGTAGTTCCGCATCGGGCGTGTCTCGGTCCCGCTTGGTGAAACCACGTTCACGCGGATGCCGCGCTCTCGCAGGTCGGTCGTCCAGCTTCGCGCGAATGACCGCACCGCCGCCTTGCTGGCGTTGTAAAGCGACTGGCCAGGAAAGCCCTTGCTGCCGGCCACCGATCCATTCAGGACCACGACGCTGCCCGACGAGAGCAGCGGCAAGGCCTTTTGCACCGTGAAAAGCAAACCGCGCACATTGAGGCCGAAAAGTTGGTCGAAGCCTGCCTCGTCGATGGTGCCCAGAGGACGTGGCTCGATGTCGGCAACGCCCGCATTGGCAAAAACCACGTCAAGCTTGCCGTGGTCGTGCTCGATACGACCGTAGAGTCGATCGAGATCGGCGAGATTGCTCGCGTCCCCCTGAACGCCGACGGCACCGTTTCCGATTGCTTCCACCGCCTCGTCCAGGCGATTTTGCCTGCGGCCCGTGATGTAGACCGTGGCACCTTCTTCCGCGAAAAGCCTGGCGCTGGCAAGGCCAATGCCCTCGCTGCCACCGGTGATTGCAACGACCTTGTTCTCGAACCGTTTCGTCATACATGCCCCTGTTTAAGTGGAGGATTGCTCCACTTAGTATATGGAGGCATCATCCACTTATCAAGGGAAATCAGAGCGACGATGAAGGCCAGGCATTCCACCATTGACGAAGCGCCGCTGCGAGCCGACGCACTCCGCAACCGGGAACGCATTCTCGAAGCGGCGGAGGCGCTGTTCATCGAACGCGGCATCGAGGCGTCGCTCGACGACATTGCGAAGCGCGCCAACGTCGGTATCGGCACGCTCTATCGCCGTTTCCCGACGCGCGACGCGCTCCTCGCCGCGACGAGCGACGAGCGCCTCCTGGCGCTCGCCAAGGCAAGCCGCGCACGCGACGGCAAGCTGGGGCCGGGCGCATCCATACGCGCCTTCGTCAAGGAACTCGTGAACCACGCAAGCCACTATCGCGGACTGGCGGCGTTGCTCGGAACGGTGCTTCAGGAAGGGACCCCTGGCTGCCACGCCGGGCGTGAAGAAGGATGCCGACTGCTCCAGCGTGCCCAGACGGCCGGGGTGGTTCGCACCGACGTCTCCATCGACGATCTGGTGTGCGTGGTCACGGCGATCGCCCTCGCCGTCGAGCAAGGTGGCGCAACGGAATCGCGTGTCGCCCACCTGGTCGACCTCTTCTTCGACGGCATCGGCAATACCGGGTCGGCCTGAAGACACCGGCCTCGTCTCACCCTGCAGAAGCCACGTGGGCGGCAATCGGATCGGGAAAAAATTGCCTGCCCTCAGGCAAGGGTTCGGATTGAGCTACTGATACCCCGTGCGCAATCGATCACGGAGGGCGCAAGGCGCGCCTCCGCTTCCGCCGGCGTCCAACGGCTCGTCGGCGCGACGACATGAACCGCACCGACCGGTCGACGCTCCCCGTCGAGCACAGGCGCCGCGATCGTCATATCGCCGATAAAAAGTTCCTCGCGATTCGACGCATAGCCATTGCGCCGCCCAAGCGCAAGACGCGTCCCGATCTCCGCGAGATCCGTGACCGTGTACTGCGTATGCGTCACGCGATCGCTGGCCACCAGCAGCGCGCGTGCCTCGTCGTCCGGCAGCGCCGCGAGATACGCCCGCCCCGACGCCGTGCAGTACATCGGAATGCGGCTGCCTATCGGCATATGGATCGGCACGAACTTCGTACAGACGAAGCGTGCAACGTAGACCATGTCGACGCCGTCCGGCTCGGTCAGATTGGTGGTCTCCCCGGTGACATTGGTGAGTTCGGACAGAAACGGGTTGGCGACGTCGATCAGCGTGTCGGCGGCAAGATAGTTGAAACCGATTTGCATGACGCGCGGCGCGAGCTGATACCGCTTCGTGCGCGGATGCTTTTTCACGTAGCCGAGCTTCTCCAGCGTGTAGATCATGCGCTGCGCGGAGCTTTTGGTAATCGACGTCGCCTCCGCGACTTCGGGCAGCGTCATCGACCGGCGCTGCGCGCTGAACGCGCGTAGCACCGCGATTCCCTTCTCCAGCGACTGATTGAACAGCGCATCCGGCGTCTCGTCCGATCCCGGAGAGGCTTCCGGCGGCGCGTCGGGGGTCTTGCGTGTCATGGCTTACCCATTGGTTAGGCGTGGTATCGACATTACCATATCGAATATCGATACGCAATTTTCGTTAATCGATAATTTTGATTCGAATACCATAGCTATATCGATGGTAGTCGATACCCCTGTCGGCCCCCGCCAACTCCGTGGAGAGACTCATGTTCCAGTTCGCCAAACGCTTCGCCAGTGTCTTTGCAACAGGATTGCTGCTCGCCGGCGCGCCGGCCTGGGCGGCTGCCGCCACCACCTACGAGGTCGGCTCGACGGCCACCGGCGTGCCGTTCACCTTTCTCGATGTGAAGAGCAATTCGATCCAGGGGCTGCTGGTCGATGCGATCACGGCAACGGGCAAGGCGGCGGGCTTCGACGTGAAGATCGAGCAGACCACGTTCTCGTCGCTGATTCCCTCGCTGACCACCAAAAAGATCGACATCATTTCAGCCGCCATGCTGAAGACGCCGGCGCGCCAACAGGTCGTCGATTTCTCCGATACGGTCTATTCGTATGGCGAAGGCCTGATCGTTCGCGCCGACGACAAAGGTCAGTACAGGTCCATGGACGATCTCAAGGGCGAGATCGTCGGCGCGCAGGTCGGCACCGCGTTCGTCGACGCCTTGAACAAGAAGGGCATCTTCAAGGAAGTGCGCACCTACGATTCGGTCGCCGACATCATGCGCGACGTCGCATTGGGCCGTATCAAGGCAGGTTTCGGTGATCATCCGATCATTGCGTACCAGCTTCAGCACAATCCGAATCCGCAACTGCGTCTCGTCAGCGGATATCAGCCTTCGGTGAAAGGCCAGTTGTGCTTCGTCGTGCGCAAGGGCGACACGGCCATGCTGGAGCAGTTGAATGCCGGCATCAGGAAGATCAAGGCCGACGGCACGCTCACGCAGATCGTCAAGAAGTGGCAGGTGGAATGACGCCGTTTCCAGAATGAGGACAGCCCGCCATGTTCTTCCAGAACGCCGTTGAATTCCTGCCGATCCTGCTGAAAGGTGCGGTCGTCACGATCGAGATCACTTTCTGCTCGTTCGTGCTGAGCACCGTGCTCGGGTTGCTGCTCGCGCTGATGCGCGTGTCCGAGAACCGCGTCGCGTCGAACGCGGCCGCTACTTTCATCAACGTGATTCGCGGACTGCCGATCATCGTCCAGCTCTTCTACATCTACTTTGTGCTGCCCGATCTCGGCGTGCAGTTATCCGCCTTCCAGGCCGGGTTTATCGGCCTCGGCATCGCGTACTCGGTCTATCAGGCCGAGAACTTCCGCGCGGGCATTCAGGCGATCGATCACGGGCAGATCGAAGCGGCGCAGTCCATCGGCATGCGCGGCGCGATGATCATGCGGCGCGTGGTGTTGCCGCAAGCGTTCCGGATCGCGTTGCCGCCGTACGGCAACACGCTCGTGATGATGCTCAAGGATTCGTCGCTCGCCTCGACCATCACGGTTGCCGAAATGACGCGTGCCGGGCAGCTCATCGCATCTTCGACGTTTCAGAACATGACGGTTTTCACGCTGGTCGCGCTGCTTTATCTCGGACTCAGCCTGCCGCTCGTCTATGGACTGCGGCGGCTCGAACGCCGCCTGGGACTGAAAGGAAAACGATGATCAAGGTCGACTCGATTCACAAGCGATTTCACGATCAGCACGTGCTGAAGGGCGTCAGTCTGAACGTGGAACGCGGCCAGGTGGTATGTCTGATCGGTCCGTCGGGCTCGGGCAAATCCACGCTGTTACGCTGTATCAACGGGCTGGAACGGCATGACGCCGGAGAGATTACCGTCGAGGGTCGCACCGTCGACGCAAAATCGAAGCAGATCCACGAACTGCGTGCGCAGGTCGGCATGGTGTTCCAGCGTTTCAATCTGTTTCCGCATCGCACGGCACTGGAAAACGTGTTCGAGGGTCCCGTGTTCGTGAAGAAGCACGCACGCGCTCAGGCACGCGAGCGAGCGCGTCATCTGCTCGACAAGGTCGGGCTTGCGCATCGTATGAACGCGCATCCGGCGGAACTGTCGGGCGGACAGCAGCAGCGCGTGGCGATCGCGCGAGCGCTGGCCATGGAGCCCAAGGCGATTCTCTTCGACGAACCCACCTCGGCGCTCGACCCGGAGCTGGTCGGTGAAGTGCTCGGCGTGATGCGCCAACTTGCCAGCGACGGCATGACGATGATCGTCGTCACGCACGAAATGGCGTTTGCGCGCGAAGTGGCAAACCGCGTGTGCTTTCTTCACGACGGTACGATCCATGAGGAAGGGCCGGCCGCCGACCTGTTCGAACGTCCACGCAATCCTCGCACCCGCGAGTTTCTCGGCAAGATGCCTGCGCTTACCGGTGCATCCCGGATTTGAATACCACTATGAGCCTGGTCGAAGTTGCAAACCCGTTGCCCCCTTCGCTGTGGGCGGCAACGGCGGAACCCTCCGTCGCTACACCGCCGCTCGATGCTTCGGTCACGGTGGACGTGGCGATCGTGGGCGCGGGATACACGGGTTTGTCGACAGCCTTGCATCTGGCGGAACAGGGTTTACGCGTCTGCGTGATCGACGCCAACGAACCCGGATGGGGCGCGTCCGGCCGCAACGGCGGCCAGGTGATCCCCGGCCTGAAATACGATCCCGACGAACTCATGCGGCGCTATGGCCAACGAGATGGAGCCGCGCTCGTGCAGATGGCGGGCGGCGCCGCGGATACGGTGTTCGACCTGATCGAGCGTCACGGTATTCAGTGCAATGCGACGCGCGCCGGCTGGATTCAGCCGACTCATTCGAGCAAGCTGCTCGGCACGCTGCACGCCCGGGCGCGGCAGTGGGAATTGCGCGGTGCTCCGGTCGAACTGCTCGACCGTGCGCAGATATCGAGGCGGCTCGGGACGGGCGCATTCGTCGGCGGCTGGGTTGACCTGCGTGCGGGTAGCGTGCATCCGTTGAGCTTCGCGCGCGGCCTCGCGCGGGCGGCGCAACAGGCAGGCACGGCGATCCATGGTGGAACCCGCGCCGCGAGCATCGAGCGCGGTCCGGCAGGCTGGCGGATTCGCACGGCACGGGGGCCGCTCATCGATGCAAAGCAGATTCTGCTGGCCACCAACGGCTATACCGACGGGCTGTGGCCACGCCTCGCCCAATCGGTGATCGCGGCGAATAGCTTCATCGTCGTAACCAAACCACTGCCCGACGATGTCGGCGCCACGATCCTGCCAGGCGGCGAGGTGGCTTCCGATTCGCGGCGCCTGCTGCTTTATTTCCGCAAGGACGCGCATGGGCGTCTGCTGATGGGTGGACGCGGACCGTTTCGCGAGCCCCGCCATGCGGCGGACTGGGCCCATCTGGAGCGCGCGGCGCAGTTGATGTTTCCACAACTGAAGGACATCGGATACGAATACCGGTGGGCCGGCCGCATCGCCATTACGCGCAATTTCCTGCCGCATGTTCATCTGCCGGCGGAAGGCATGACGATCGCGCTCGGTTACAACGGACGCGGCATTGCGATGGCGACGACCTTGGGCAAGCATCTGGCCGCTTTGATCGCCGGGACGACACGCGGGTTGCCGCTTCCGCCAACGTCGATCGAGCCCGTTCCGCTCCATGCCCTGCAGCGGTTTTACATCAGCGCTGGCGTGGCGTGGTATGGACTACTCGATGCGCTTTCCTGAGCACGCGTTCAAGCGCATCCAGTGAAGCCCGCACGGCTTCGTTTGAAGCGACACGCGCTTGAGGTCCACGTGCGATGCCAGCGCCTGCGCCGCCCCCCGCATGCCCGCCAGGAATGACTGTTATCGCCGCCCCCCGCCTTCTTCGCCGACCGCCCTGCCGTCAAGATTCGCTCATCGACCCAACCACAACAGGAGCAACACGATGAGCCAGTTCCCCTCCCACACGATCGACACCGCCCCGGCCGACTCGAAGGCCTCGCTCGAAGGCGCGAAAAAGGCCTTCGGCTTCGTGCCGAACCTGCAGTCGCACATGGCCGAATCGCCCGAACTGCTGGCAGGCTACTCGGCCCTCTGGGACCTGTTCGGCAAGAGCACGCTGAGCGCGCACGAGCAGCAGGTGGTCTACCTGACCTCGAACTTCGAGAACGACTGCCACTACTGCATGGCCGGCCACAGCACGCTGGCGAAGATGATCGGCATGGACGCGGCCACCGTCGCCGCGCTGCGCGCCGGCACCGCGCTGCCCGACCCGAAGCTCGAGGCGCTGCACCGCCTGACCACGATCGTGGTGCGCGAGCGCGGCTTCGTGCCGGACGCCGAGATCGACGCGTTCCTCGCGGCCGGCTACACGCGCCGCAACGTGCTGGAAGTGATCCTCGGCGTCGCCACCAAGGTGATGAGCAACTACACGAACCACGTCGTGCATACCGAATACGACGCGTTCATGAAGGGCAACGAGTGGACCAAGCCCGGCACTGCCACGGCCTGAAGTCCACACGCGGCACGACATCCGACACACCTGACACCTGACGCGCCGCCTTCCCGCACGCTTCGCGGCCGGCGCGACACGACCTCCCCGATGGAGACGACCATGTCCCTGCAACAGCAACTCGACGCCTTCAAGGCCGACTTTCGCGGCGGCAAGCCGCCCTACCACGCGCCGCCGGAAATCCACCCGATCATGGAGCGCGCCACCGCCGAGCTGATCGCGGGCGGCCAGGCCGGCCGCGCGATCAAGGCCGGCGAGCGCGCCCCGCAATTCACGCTGCGCGACCAGAACGGCCAGGACGTGGCCTCGGCCGACCTGCTCGCCCAGGGGCCGCTGGTCGTCACGTTCTATCGCGGCGTCTGGTGCCCGTATTGCAACATCGAGCTGCAGGCGCTGAACGCGGTGCTGCCGCGGCTGCGCGAATACGGCGCGAACCTGGTGGCGATCTCGCCGCAAACGCCCGTCAACAGCCGCAAGTCGGTGCGCGAGAACCGGCTCGACTTCCCGGTGCTCAGCGATGCCCACGGCGAGACGGCCGCCGCGTTCGGCCTGCGCTTCGCGCTGCCCGACTATCTGGTCGACCTCTACAAGCAGCTGAAGAACGACCTGCCGGTGGCCAACGACGATCCGTCGTGGACGCTGCCGATGCCGGCACGCTACGTGATCGGTCGCGACGGAATCGTGCTTTACTCCGAGGTCAATCCCGACTACACGCATCGCCCCGAGCCGGACGACCTGTTCCCCGTGCTCGAACGCGCCCGCGCGACGCGCTGAACGCCGCGCCGCACTCCGCGCCGGCCCGCGTCATGCGGCGCCGGCGCATCGTCCATGGAGCATTCCGATGAAGCAACGTACCTTTCTCGTCACCGGCGCCTCGAAGGGCATCGGCCTCGCGCTCAGCGAACGGCTCGCGCGCGCCGGCCATCGCGTGGTCGGCCTCGCGCGCGGCCCGGCCGAGTTCCCCGGTGAACTGGTCACGGTCGACCTGGCCGACCGGGCGGCCACCGACGCGGCGCTCGCCGCCCTGCTCGCGCGCCACGAATTCGACGGCGTGGTCAACAACGTCGGCCTGGTGAAGCCGCAGAAGCTCGGCGGGATCGATCTCGACACGCTCGACGAAGTATTCTCGGTGAACCTGCATCCGGCCGTGCAGACGGTGCAGGCGCTGCTGCCGGGCATGCGCGCGCGCGGCTGGGGCCGCGTGGTGAACGTGTCGAGCCTGACCATCCTCGGCATCGCCGAGCGCACCGCCTACGCCGCCGCGAAGGCCGCG
This window encodes:
- a CDS encoding NAD(P)/FAD-dependent oxidoreductase; translated protein: MSLVEVANPLPPSLWAATAEPSVATPPLDASVTVDVAIVGAGYTGLSTALHLAEQGLRVCVIDANEPGWGASGRNGGQVIPGLKYDPDELMRRYGQRDGAALVQMAGGAADTVFDLIERHGIQCNATRAGWIQPTHSSKLLGTLHARARQWELRGAPVELLDRAQISRRLGTGAFVGGWVDLRAGSVHPLSFARGLARAAQQAGTAIHGGTRAASIERGPAGWRIRTARGPLIDAKQILLATNGYTDGLWPRLAQSVIAANSFIVVTKPLPDDVGATILPGGEVASDSRRLLLYFRKDAHGRLLMGGRGPFREPRHAADWAHLERAAQLMFPQLKDIGYEYRWAGRIAITRNFLPHVHLPAEGMTIALGYNGRGIAMATTLGKHLAALIAGTTRGLPLPPTSIEPVPLHALQRFYISAGVAWYGLLDALS
- a CDS encoding peroxiredoxin-like family protein encodes the protein MSLQQQLDAFKADFRGGKPPYHAPPEIHPIMERATAELIAGGQAGRAIKAGERAPQFTLRDQNGQDVASADLLAQGPLVVTFYRGVWCPYCNIELQALNAVLPRLREYGANLVAISPQTPVNSRKSVRENRLDFPVLSDAHGETAAAFGLRFALPDYLVDLYKQLKNDLPVANDDPSWTLPMPARYVIGRDGIVLYSEVNPDYTHRPEPDDLFPVLERARATR
- a CDS encoding amino acid ABC transporter permease, which encodes MFFQNAVEFLPILLKGAVVTIEITFCSFVLSTVLGLLLALMRVSENRVASNAAATFINVIRGLPIIVQLFYIYFVLPDLGVQLSAFQAGFIGLGIAYSVYQAENFRAGIQAIDHGQIEAAQSIGMRGAMIMRRVVLPQAFRIALPPYGNTLVMMLKDSSLASTITVAEMTRAGQLIASSTFQNMTVFTLVALLYLGLSLPLVYGLRRLERRLGLKGKR
- a CDS encoding SDR family oxidoreductase; protein product: MKQRTFLVTGASKGIGLALSERLARAGHRVVGLARGPAEFPGELVTVDLADRAATDAALAALLARHEFDGVVNNVGLVKPQKLGGIDLDTLDEVFSVNLHPAVQTVQALLPGMRARGWGRVVNVSSLTILGIAERTAYAAAKAALVSFARSWALELAETGITVNAVAPGPTETELFRANNGPGSEGERRYLSAVPMGRFGRPDEIAAAIAFLLSEDAGFITGQTLFVDGGASIGKRAF
- a CDS encoding amino acid ABC transporter ATP-binding protein; its protein translation is MIKVDSIHKRFHDQHVLKGVSLNVERGQVVCLIGPSGSGKSTLLRCINGLERHDAGEITVEGRTVDAKSKQIHELRAQVGMVFQRFNLFPHRTALENVFEGPVFVKKHARAQARERARHLLDKVGLAHRMNAHPAELSGGQQQRVAIARALAMEPKAILFDEPTSALDPELVGEVLGVMRQLASDGMTMIVVTHEMAFAREVANRVCFLHDGTIHEEGPAADLFERPRNPRTREFLGKMPALTGASRI
- a CDS encoding IclR family transcriptional regulator is translated as MTRKTPDAPPEASPGSDETPDALFNQSLEKGIAVLRAFSAQRRSMTLPEVAEATSITKSSAQRMIYTLEKLGYVKKHPRTKRYQLAPRVMQIGFNYLAADTLIDVANPFLSELTNVTGETTNLTEPDGVDMVYVARFVCTKFVPIHMPIGSRIPMYCTASGRAYLAALPDDEARALLVASDRVTHTQYTVTDLAEIGTRLALGRRNGYASNREELFIGDMTIAAPVLDGERRPVGAVHVVAPTSRWTPAEAEARLAPSVIDCARGISSSIRTLA
- a CDS encoding carboxymuconolactone decarboxylase family protein, which translates into the protein MSQFPSHTIDTAPADSKASLEGAKKAFGFVPNLQSHMAESPELLAGYSALWDLFGKSTLSAHEQQVVYLTSNFENDCHYCMAGHSTLAKMIGMDAATVAALRAGTALPDPKLEALHRLTTIVVRERGFVPDAEIDAFLAAGYTRRNVLEVILGVATKVMSNYTNHVVHTEYDAFMKGNEWTKPGTATA
- a CDS encoding substrate-binding periplasmic protein; the encoded protein is MFQFAKRFASVFATGLLLAGAPAWAAAATTYEVGSTATGVPFTFLDVKSNSIQGLLVDAITATGKAAGFDVKIEQTTFSSLIPSLTTKKIDIISAAMLKTPARQQVVDFSDTVYSYGEGLIVRADDKGQYRSMDDLKGEIVGAQVGTAFVDALNKKGIFKEVRTYDSVADIMRDVALGRIKAGFGDHPIIAYQLQHNPNPQLRLVSGYQPSVKGQLCFVVRKGDTAMLEQLNAGIRKIKADGTLTQIVKKWQVE
- a CDS encoding LysR substrate-binding domain-containing protein, whose protein sequence is MRRKIPSNSALLAFEAAARHGSFARAAEELALTEGAISRQIARLESFLGVALFERAGNRVRLAPNGTRYAVQVRESLDRLERDSLYLMGQPIEGASIDIAAIPTFATRWLIPRLKRFQDTHPTITVHIAERMDPFLLAGSGFDAAIHFEHPAWAGMHLHHLLEEVLVPVCSPALLEEAGANTPLDELPRLHRRQNPDAWQLYAQASGIVLTNSAIGARYDLHSMLIEAALAGLGVALVPRLYIGTELEQGRLVAPWPVGKGVAKNFSLVLPEPIELSAGPLQAFATWLLDEARGLALQGST
- a CDS encoding TetR/AcrR family transcriptional regulator, coding for MKARHSTIDEAPLRADALRNRERILEAAEALFIERGIEASLDDIAKRANVGIGTLYRRFPTRDALLAATSDERLLALAKASRARDGKLGPGASIRAFVKELVNHASHYRGLAALLGTVLQEGTPGCHAGREEGCRLLQRAQTAGVVRTDVSIDDLVCVVTAIALAVEQGGATESRVAHLVDLFFDGIGNTGSA
- a CDS encoding SDR family oxidoreductase, translating into MTKRFENKVVAITGGSEGIGLASARLFAEEGATVYITGRRQNRLDEAVEAIGNGAVGVQGDASNLADLDRLYGRIEHDHGKLDVVFANAGVADIEPRPLGTIDEAGFDQLFGLNVRGLLFTVQKALPLLSSGSVVVLNGSVAGSKGFPGQSLYNASKAAVRSFARSWTTDLRERGIRVNVVSPSGTETRPMRNYLDARPGVEDMLKQLVPLGRLGQPDEIARAVLFLASSESSYIAGVELYVDGGSLAV